One Nitrospira sp. genomic window, ACAAAAGGCGAAGGACTTGGGCCTGCGTAATCTTCGGTTCATCTGCTTGGATCTCCAAGCAGAACCTTTTTCAGGATCCTTCGATCTGGTGTTGGCGACGCACGCACTGCTCCAGGCCGAACAGGATCCTGGGATACCCAGCGAGAGTTGGCAGACGTTTGATCGTGGACACGATCCATCGCAGCAGATGGTGTTTGAACAGCGGACAGGTTTGGCGCGCCGACTTGACCACCTGTGCCAGGTCCTCCGCCCACACGGTCGCATGATTGTGTGCGAAAAAACACGGCAGTTGGCCAGGCGAGTCCCGTTCCAGCGTGCGCTGGCTAGTAGGGGGTTACAGCTTGTGCAGCCTGCGGATCTGATTCATTACCGATCCATCGAAGAAGTGGTGGAGGATGGACCGTTCTATGTGTTGAGTAACGGGACTCAGACCACGGCGGCTTGGGATGAATTGCCGGAGGTGGATGATGGAAGCCTGTTCAATCTCAACACCATGCTGGCGAACTCCATCGATTCCAATGCACCGCTCTATGAGAATCATGGACCCTCGGCGCAGGTGGCCTGGGAAGAGTTGTCGGAACGAACGGTCACTCAGGAATTGACGCGCGAGGAGCGTGATGGCCGACAAGTGCATGTCGAGTTGGGCTTCGTGGATGACACGCACTATCTATACTGCGCGAATACATTCGACCAACGGCAATTGGTCATGATGGAAGAAGCACGCGCTGCGCTGCTTGAGGCGTACTATCTAGAAATCATACGTGGGCTCCCCTAGGAAAGCTACTGAGTTGTACTAGCCTCTGTATACTTGCACGCCGGACACGTCCATACTCTCAATATACTCTATGTGCAGTGGGTGATCGTAGCTCGCTTTTCCTGCACTGCTCCACCCTCGTAAGA contains:
- a CDS encoding methyltransferase domain-containing protein, translated to MTNNPLGQSLREHLAWWGLRHFTSDREYFLWQRQQLSVEELNQLNIHAERRRTGDSVDERAFYDLAARPKIFPVLYSQRHEYYEAIGLQAMSHLGKDQDILDFGCGLGILTTWYALRFPDANVVGVDRSPASIAIAQQKAKDLGLRNLRFICLDLQAEPFSGSFDLVLATHALLQAEQDPGIPSESWQTFDRGHDPSQQMVFEQRTGLARRLDHLCQVLRPHGRMIVCEKTRQLARRVPFQRALASRGLQLVQPADLIHYRSIEEVVEDGPFYVLSNGTQTTAAWDELPEVDDGSLFNLNTMLANSIDSNAPLYENHGPSAQVAWEELSERTVTQELTREERDGRQVHVELGFVDDTHYLYCANTFDQRQLVMMEEARAALLEAYYLEIIRGLP